The proteins below come from a single Drosophila busckii strain San Diego stock center, stock number 13000-0081.31 chromosome X, ASM1175060v1, whole genome shotgun sequence genomic window:
- the LOC108605321 gene encoding cytochrome P450 306a1: MSESENVAGEGYAAWLGLGAFVGLLLLLVSCICQRRNARLFGRLPPGPWGLPLLGYLPFMDRLAPQKTLQALAQRYGSIYQLYMGGVRTVVLTDASLVREFLRHEELTARAPLYLTHGIMGGYGIIGAAGTIWKYQRRQLIDWLKTLGMTRKQCETRAQLEQRIGRGVNECVQAFERACESELELDPLPALHHSLGNIINDVVFGVRYEREDANWLYLQQLQEQGVKLIGVSGMVNFLPWLRHLPANKRNIRFLLEGKAKTHKLYDQIIKRCEQQLQQRKEQQQAVEGEEQQQQQQQQEEEEQKESCILEQFLAERQPYSELYCDEQLRHLLADLFGAGVDTSLATLRWLLLYMAREQRCQRQLQTQLLQLSETPSLEELEPLVYLRACLSEVQRIRSVVPLGIPHGVERELSVNGYRLEEGTMVLILQWAIHMNPEYWPQPEQFRPERFINANGEYAAPAQFIPFQTGKRMCPGEELARMMLTLFAGRLLRRFHVQLAPGQDDLSMEGETGITLTPQHYKLRLSKLTKP; the protein is encoded by the exons ATGAGTGAAAGCGAAAATGTTGCAGGCGAAGGATATGCAGCCTGGCTGGGATTGGGCGCCTTTGtgggcctgctgctgctgctggtctcGTGCATTTGCCAGCGGCGCAATGCGCGCTTGTTTGGCCGCTTGCCGCCTGGGCCTTGGGGATTGCCGCTGCTTGGCTATTTGCCCTTTATGGATCGCCTGGCGCCGCAGAAGACGCTGCAGGCGCTGGCCCAGCGCTATGGCAGCATTTATCAGCTGTATATGGGCGGAGTGCGCACTGTGGTGCTAACGGATGCGTCGCTGGTGCGCGAATTTCTGCGCCACGAGGAGCTGACGGCGCGTGCGCCGCTTTATTTAACACACGGCATCATGGGCGGCTATG gCATTATTGGTGCTGCGGGCACCATTTGGAAGTATCAGCGGCGCCAGCTCATCGACTGGCTGAAGACCTTGGGCATGACGCGCAAGCAATGCGAGACGCGtgcgcagctggagcagcgcaTTGGACGCGGCGTCAACGAGTGTGTCCAG GCCTTTGAGCGTGCCTGCGAGTCGGAACTGGAGCTGGATCCGCTGCCCGCCTTGCATCACAGTCTGGGCAACATAATCAACGATGTGGTGTTTGGAGTGCGCTATGAGCGCGAGGATGCCAACTGGCTGtacttgcagcagctgcaggagcagGGAGTGAAGCTTATAGGCGTGTCGGGCATGGTTAACTTCCTGCCCTGGTTGCGCCATCTGCCGGCGAACAAGCGCAACATACGCTTTCTGCTCGAAGGCAAGGCCAAGACGCACAAGCTCTATGATCAGATTATCAAGCGatgcgagcagcagctgcagcagcgcaaggagcagcagcaagcagtcGAGGGtgaggagcaacaacaacagcaacagcaacaggaggaggaggagcagaaGGAGAGCTGCATATTGGAGCAGTTTCTGGCTGAGCGTCAGCCGTACTCGGAGCTGTACTGCGATGAGCAGCTGCGTCATCTGCTGGCGGATCTCTTTGGCGCCGGCGTGGACACGTCGCTGGCCACGctgcgttggctgctgctttatatggcgcgcgagcagcgctgccagcgccagctgcagacgcagctgctgcagctgagcgaGACGCCCAGCTTGGAGGAGCTGGAGCCGCTGGTCTATCTGCGCGCCTGTCTGTCCGAGGTGCAGCGCATACGCTCGGTGGTGCCCCTGGGCATACCGCATGGCGTGGAGCGCGAGCTGAGCGTGAATGGCTATCGGCTGGAGGAGGGCACCATGGTGCTGATACTGCAGTGGGCCATACACATGAATCCGGAGTACTGGCCACAGCCGGAGCAGTTCCGCCCGGAGCGCTTCATCAATGCCAATGGCGAGTACGCGGCTCCGGCGCAGTTCATTCCCTTCCAGACGGGCAAGCGCATGTGTCCGGGCGAAGAGCTGGCGCGCATGATGCTCACGCTCTTCGCCGGACGCCTGCTGCGGCGCTTCCACGTGCAGCTGGCGCCCGGACAGGACGACTTGAGCATGGAGGGCGAAACGGGCATCACCTTGACCCCGCAGCACTACAAACTGCGCTTGAGCAAGCTGACCAAACCATAG
- the LOC108605320 gene encoding zinc metalloproteinase nas-14 yields the protein MPSRQCSLLTLSLSLGLIAAMTAAAASRARLKMAVPPAPRWGANMQMLRRHNSAAFDYWTENSDSNIWEHCGLFEGDIMLHRELLRNGLLNERQTWPEAVVPFYIDPQDFTVNQTMIILKAFKEYHERSCIRFRPYEEDDKHWLLIKGNYSGCWSSVGRRQGGQVLNLNTPKCVTHGVVVHELLHALGFYHQQSATERDEYVKINWENILDGHAHNFNKYARTHITNFGVEYDYQSVMHYSALAFSRNGKPTIEPLDPYAALGQRRGLSDKDISKLNEMYEQDCGSFNGFGLGGYLNELLDYFEGNLADLFG from the exons ATGCCAAGCAGACAATGCTCACTGCTAACGCTGAGCTTGAGCCTGGGTCTGATCGCAGCGATGACTGCAGCGGCTGCCAGTCGAGCGCGCTTGAAGATGGCCGTGCCGCCAGCGCCACGCTGGGGCGCCAACATGCAAATGCTGCGCAGGCACAACA GCGCTGCGTTCGACTACTGGACAGAGAATAGCGATAGCAATATTTGGGAGCACTGTGGACTGTTTGAGGGCGACATAATGCTGCATCGCGAGCTGCTGCGCAACGGGCTGCTGAACGAGCGACAGACTTGGCCCGAGGCTGTGGTGCCGTTCTATATTGATCCGCAGGACTTCA CGGTCAACCAGACGATGATCATACTCAAGGCCTTCAAGGAGTATCATGAGCGCAGCTGCATACGCTTTCGTCCCTACGAGGAGGACGACAAGCACTGGCTGCTCATCAAGGGCAACTACTCGGGCTGCTGGTCGAGCGTGGGTCGCCGCCAGGGCGGTCAAGTACTGAATCTGAACACGCCCAAGTGCGTTACCCATGGCGTTGTAGTGCACGAGCTGCTCCATGCGCTGGGCTTCTATCATCAGCAGAGCGCCACGGAGCGTGATGAGTACGTCAAGATCAACTGGGAGAACATACTCgatggccacgcccacaactttaataaatacGCGCGCACGCACATCACCAACTTTGGCGTGGAGTACGACTACCAAAGCGTGATGCACTACAGCGCGCTGGCGTTCAGCAGGAATGGCAAACCCACCATAGAACCACTG GATCCGTACGCAGCGCTGGGCCAGCGACGTGGTCTATCCGACAAGGACATCTCCAAGCTGAACGAGATGTATGAGCAGGACTGCGGCAGCTTCAATGGCTTTGGCCTGGGCGGCTATCTCAACGAGCTGTTGGACTACTTTGAAGGCAACTTAGCAGACTTGTTTGGTTAG
- the LOC108607099 gene encoding serine/threonine-protein kinase fused isoform X1, with amino-acid sequence MDRYAVSSLIGQGSFGCVYKAYRREDDKVVAIKVISKRGRSNRELKNLRRECDIQARLKHPHVIEMMESFESKFDLFVVTEFALMDLHRFLSFNGSMPEEEAQLVVCHLVSALYYLHSNRILHRDLKPQNVLLDKNKNAKLCDFGLARNMTMGTHVLTSIKGTPLYMAPELLAEQPYDHHADMWSLGCIAYESMAGQPPFCATSILHLVKLIKHEDVKWPSTLSSDCRSFLQGLLEKDPGMRISWTQLLCHPFVEGKLYIAEVQAAQSSPFINPQLLKNKKLQQSIYKGADLGDVLAALRLNEGHNDNLISSRDSINAIAPSDIEQLETDMEDNVQQLVVPFAEVSYNKDMLPNVAAAGAMPLVNSQTCFVSGNNNMILNHLNDNFALDAHSTNAARCSQSKSKLKLSQKQSRSKDLEKRKLSQNLDNFSLRLGQSIDTEAQRKTTEMLTQQSQVQREQQQQQQQNQYQQQQQQQQQQEKKSQQLKQSMHSTNEEKLSSENSPPCLLPGWDSCDESQSPPIENDEWLAFLHRSMQELLDGEFDSLKQHNLVSIIVAPLRNSKAIPKVLQSVAQLLSLPFVLADPELTLEAIKKVYIDVKLVPNLMYACKLLLSQRPLTDSAASLPAVMGASLSRTLRSVSDLSAEEMSTACSLYELVCNLAHQNQQFLSQFCDAVAILAVNDMFINFLTHDFSNAHSVRLASCLLALFCCVLRELPENAELVEKIVFDSRLRLVSLLQSRHQLLRQRACQLLMLLARFSLRGVQHIWSAELRSALQALAEQENNPSLQRDAAQTLDEISQFTFFVAQS; translated from the exons ATGGACCGCTATGCGGTAAGCTCGCTCATCGGCCAAGGCTCCTTTGGCTGCGTGTACAAGGCGTACCGACGCGAGGATGATAAAGTTGTGGCCATCAAAGTCATATCCAAG CGCGGGCGCTCAAATCGTGAGTTGAAGAATCTACGACGTGAATGCGATATACAGGCGCGTCTCAAGCATCCGCATGTCATCGAAATGATGGAATCTTTCGAATCGAAGTTTGATCTGTTTGTGGTCACCGAATTTGCTCTAATGGATCTACATCGTTTTCTGTCCTTCAATGGTTCCATGCCCGAGGAGGAGGCACAGCTTGTTGTTTGCCACTTGGTGTCGGCATTGTACTATTTGCATTCGAATCGCATTCTGCATCGGGATCTAAAGCCACAGAATGTGCTGCTGGACAAGAATAAGAATGCCAAGCTATGTGACTTTGGCTTGGCGCGCAACATGACAATGGGCACACATGTGCTCACTTCAATCAAGGGCACACCACTCTATATGGCGCCGGAGCTGCTGGCTGAGCAGCCGTATGATCATCATGCGGACATGTGGTCGCTGGGTTGCATAGCTTATGAGAGCATGGCGGGACAGCCGCCCTTTTGCGCCACCTCCATACTGCACTTGGTGAAGCTGATCAAGCACGAGGACGTCAAGTGGCCCAGCACTTTGAGTAGCGATTGCCGTTCCTTTTTGCAGGGTTTACTTGAGAAAGATCCTGGCATGCGCATATCCTGGACGCAGCTGCTCTGTCATCCCTTCGTCGAGGGCAAGCTGTACATTGCCGAAGTGCAGGCGGCGCAGAGCTCACCATTTATTAATCCACAGCTGCTcaagaacaaaaaattgcagcaatccAT CTATAAAGGCGCAGATTTGGGCGATGTGCTGGCTGCACTACGGCTCAACGAGGGCCACAATGATAACTTAATCAGCTCCCGGGATAGCATCAATGCCATAGCGCCCAGCGACATAGAGCAGCTGGAAACGGACATGGAAGacaatgtgcagcagctggtggTACCTTTTGCGGAGGTATCCTACAACAAGGATATGCTGCCcaatgtggcagctgctggcgctatGCCACTGGTTAATTCCCAAACTTGCTTTGttagcggcaacaacaacatgataCTCAATCATCTCAATGACAATTTCGCCTTGGATGCGCATTCCACAAATGCGGCCAGATGCAGCCAATCAAAGTCCAAGCTAAAGCTATCCCAAAAGCAGTCGCGCAGCAAGGATTTGGAAAAACGTAAGCTTAGCCAGAATCTGGACAACTTTTCGCTGCGTCTGGGCCAAAGCATTGACACCGAGGCGCAGCGTAAGACAACGGAGATGCTCACACAGCAGTCACAGGTGcaaagagagcagcagcagcagcagcagcaaaatcaatatcaacagcaacagcagcagcagcaacaacaggagAAAAAGtcacagcagctgaagcagtcCATGCACTCCACCAACGAAGAGAAGCTGAGCAGCGA aaaCTCTCCGCCTTGTCTGCTGCCCGGCTGGGACAGCTGCGATGAATCACAGAGTCCGCCCATTGAGAACGACGAGTGGCTGGCCTTTTTGCATCGCTCCATGCAGGAGCTATTGGATGGTGAGTTCGACTCGCTGAAGCAGCATAATCTGGTTAGTATTATTGTCGCACCGCTGCGCAACTCCAAGGCCATACCCAAAGTGCTGCAAAGTGTGGCCCAGTTGCTTTCGCTGCCCTTTGTGCTCGCTGATCCCGAGCTAACGCTGGAGGCCATTAAGAAAGTGTACATCGATGTCAAGCTGGTGCCGAATCTCATGTACGcctgcaagctgctgctctccCAGCGTCCGCTTACAGACTCGGCAGCATCACTGCCAGCGGTCATGGGCGCCTCGCTCAGCCGCACGCTGCGCAGTGTGAGCGATCTCAGCGCCGAGGAAATGAGCACCGCCTGTAGCTTATACGAGCTCGTCTGCAATCTCGCCCATCAGAATCAGCAGTTTCTCAGCCAATTTTGCGATGCAGTTGCTATACTGGCGGTCAATGATATGTTTATCAACTTTTTGACCCATG ATTTCAGTAATGCGCATAGCGTGCGCTTGGCCAGCTGCTTGCTCGCGTTGTTCTGCTGCGTGCTGCGCGAGCTGCCCGAGAATGCGGAGCTTGTGGAGAAGATTGTCTTTGACTCGCGGCTGCGTCTAGTGAGTCTGCTCCAGAGCCGTCATCAGTTGCTGCGTCAACGCGCCTGTCAGCTGCTCATGTTGCTGGCGCGCTTCAGTCTGCGGGGCGTGCAGCACATTTGGAGCGCAGAGCTGCGAAGCGCGCTGCAGGCGCTGGCCGAGCAGGAGAATAATCCATCGCTGCAGCGAGACGCTGCCCAGACACTGGACGAGATTAGCCAATTTACATTCTTTGTGGCGCAATCCTAG
- the LOC108607099 gene encoding serine/threonine-protein kinase fused isoform X2, with product MDRYAVSSLIGQGSFGCVYKAYRREDDKVVAIKVISKRGRSNRELKNLRRECDIQARLKHPHVIEMMESFESKFDLFVVTEFALMDLHRFLSFNGSMPEEEAQLVVCHLVSALYYLHSNRILHRDLKPQNVLLDKNKNAKLCDFGLARNMTMGTHVLTSIKGTPLYMAPELLAEQPYDHHADMWSLGCIAYESMAGQPPFCATSILHLVKLIKHEDVKWPSTLSSDCRSFLQGLLEKDPGMRISWTQLLCHPFVEGKLYIAEVQAAQSSPFINPQLLKNKKLQQSIYKGADLGDVLAALRLNEGHNDNLISSRDSINAIAPSDIEQLETDMEDNVQQLVVPFAEVSYNKDMLPNVAAAGAMPLVNSQTCFVSGNNNMILNHLNDNFALDAHSTNAARCSQSKSKLKLSQKQSRSKDLEKRKLSQNLDNFSLRLGQSIDTEAQRKTTEMLTQQSQVQREQQQQQQQNQYQQQQQQQQQQEKKSQQLKQSMHSTNEEKLSSE from the exons ATGGACCGCTATGCGGTAAGCTCGCTCATCGGCCAAGGCTCCTTTGGCTGCGTGTACAAGGCGTACCGACGCGAGGATGATAAAGTTGTGGCCATCAAAGTCATATCCAAG CGCGGGCGCTCAAATCGTGAGTTGAAGAATCTACGACGTGAATGCGATATACAGGCGCGTCTCAAGCATCCGCATGTCATCGAAATGATGGAATCTTTCGAATCGAAGTTTGATCTGTTTGTGGTCACCGAATTTGCTCTAATGGATCTACATCGTTTTCTGTCCTTCAATGGTTCCATGCCCGAGGAGGAGGCACAGCTTGTTGTTTGCCACTTGGTGTCGGCATTGTACTATTTGCATTCGAATCGCATTCTGCATCGGGATCTAAAGCCACAGAATGTGCTGCTGGACAAGAATAAGAATGCCAAGCTATGTGACTTTGGCTTGGCGCGCAACATGACAATGGGCACACATGTGCTCACTTCAATCAAGGGCACACCACTCTATATGGCGCCGGAGCTGCTGGCTGAGCAGCCGTATGATCATCATGCGGACATGTGGTCGCTGGGTTGCATAGCTTATGAGAGCATGGCGGGACAGCCGCCCTTTTGCGCCACCTCCATACTGCACTTGGTGAAGCTGATCAAGCACGAGGACGTCAAGTGGCCCAGCACTTTGAGTAGCGATTGCCGTTCCTTTTTGCAGGGTTTACTTGAGAAAGATCCTGGCATGCGCATATCCTGGACGCAGCTGCTCTGTCATCCCTTCGTCGAGGGCAAGCTGTACATTGCCGAAGTGCAGGCGGCGCAGAGCTCACCATTTATTAATCCACAGCTGCTcaagaacaaaaaattgcagcaatccAT CTATAAAGGCGCAGATTTGGGCGATGTGCTGGCTGCACTACGGCTCAACGAGGGCCACAATGATAACTTAATCAGCTCCCGGGATAGCATCAATGCCATAGCGCCCAGCGACATAGAGCAGCTGGAAACGGACATGGAAGacaatgtgcagcagctggtggTACCTTTTGCGGAGGTATCCTACAACAAGGATATGCTGCCcaatgtggcagctgctggcgctatGCCACTGGTTAATTCCCAAACTTGCTTTGttagcggcaacaacaacatgataCTCAATCATCTCAATGACAATTTCGCCTTGGATGCGCATTCCACAAATGCGGCCAGATGCAGCCAATCAAAGTCCAAGCTAAAGCTATCCCAAAAGCAGTCGCGCAGCAAGGATTTGGAAAAACGTAAGCTTAGCCAGAATCTGGACAACTTTTCGCTGCGTCTGGGCCAAAGCATTGACACCGAGGCGCAGCGTAAGACAACGGAGATGCTCACACAGCAGTCACAGGTGcaaagagagcagcagcagcagcagcagcaaaatcaatatcaacagcaacagcagcagcagcaacaacaggagAAAAAGtcacagcagctgaagcagtcCATGCACTCCACCAACGAAGAGAAGCTGAGCAGCGAGTAA
- the LOC108607162 gene encoding C-mannosyltransferase dpy-19 homolog, translating to MREPNIYVILSHALIGSGFFFLYMHHVRVIFETRTNIRHLNQLERESMLRREDALYYTFYKKLADSPDFWQGYEQLKNVTDIEYPHSVNVLQRFYVLPELMTAYFFHIVRAFNPGVQPMLFYFEFVWLMGGVTLLVLYLYGTLLSENVFGGIYGVISYLMFHSFAAKIYERPMARENFAFPFIFLQMFYLCICIGRLLHRQKHSSRLFMIFAMSLFTTCALLSWQFSPFLFVTQLVIMVTLWSISSMPAGLTNSFAMDYSISHLLGSFMAFALSHGNNLFLFNGQLSISLSLFLITIVRRVRSRRCSNELLPGNYFSLKFILLALLFVGSMQGKLLDVMNKAGLLNEHSATDMHYMELMGHWVLQAKLNFVTNLSACNPLYERVEWPELWQLVKTLIVKPYCMYGVVMLAMFFRKWRKSNASSAPSAEQVVRARNYVLEDFLEEHHVSMGDFTNKQTEQQLQQCFAMLESCDHDYERYKREKVKMQQEPPLEREDFMQDIKRLKAQIHRNSDKQRKEREQATDPHAKDATAETAQPKTKSKTAESKAEADAKADDEAQAEADADADDEALPSKERHNNKDKEKETANGGKRRSTKRRDSVVPTANPQILNLHYMYSFMQMLIFTLFGLSVRKLFFLSFTQGCVIAPTICSKVWYHRQRNIFWSVSLAVFLLSMFDPGLVNIREEYFPSRRMQTSDDLEGMLEWIKLNTERDAVFAGPVEIIGTVHLTTKRPIVNHAHLEMRQMSERTEHVYSVYSRQQSSDIYNQCAQLRIQYLIISLDECTNEVRDDCDILSIWDDKQPAYRKYPQFCHELLQKNVPSFLKVYANEKYGVIKMFSQSVQINLKHNIMPEMSM from the exons ATGCGCGAGCCCAATATATATGTGATTTTATCGCATGCGCTAATTG GCTCCGGCTTCTTTTTCTTGTATATGCATCATGTGCGCGTTATATTTGAGACGCGCACCAATATACGGCATCTCAATCAGCTGGAGCGCGAGTCCATGTTACGACGCGAGGATGCGCTCTACTACACATTCTACAAGAAGCTGGCCGACAGCCCAGACTTTTGGCAGGGCTatgagcaattaaaaaatgtcaCAGACATTGAATATCCGCATAGCGTTAATGTGCTGCAACGCTTCTACGTGTTGCCAGAGCTAATGACGGC CTATTTTTTCCACATTGTGCGCGCGTTCAATCCGGGCGTGCAGCCAATGCTGTTCtattttgagtttgtttgGCTCATGGGCGGTGTAACATTGCTGGTGCTCTATCTCTATGGGACGCTGCTGAGCGAGAACGTATTCGGTGGCATTTACGGCGTGATCTCATATCTAATGTTCCACAGCTTTGCAGCCAAGATCTATGAGCGCCCGATGGCGCGTGAAAACTTTGCATTTCCTTTTATATTCctacaaatgttttatttatgcatttgcattggaCGCCTGCTGCATCGACAAAAGCACAGCTCGCGTCTCTTTATG atTTTTGCCATGTCACTGTTTACAACCTGCGCTCTCCTCTCCTGGCAATTCTCGCCTTTTCTATTTGTCACTCAACTAGTCATAATGGTGACGCTGTGGAGCATCAGCTCCATGCCCGCGGGTCTTACCAATTCCTTTGCCATGGACTACTCTATCTCCCATTTGCTGGGCAGCTTCATGGCTTTTGCGCTGTCGCATGGCAACAATCTATTTCTTTTCAATGGCCAACTAAGCATCTCACTTAGCCTATTCCTGATAACTATTGTGCGACGGGTGCGCAGTCGACGCTGCTCCAATGAGCTGCTGCCGGGCAATTACTTCTCCTTGAAGTTCATATTGCTGGCACTGCTGTTTGTGGGCAGCATGCAGGGCAAGCTGCTTGATGTAATGAACAAGGCGGGACTGCTAAATGAACACAGCGCAACAGACATGCACTACATGGAGCTAATGGGTCACTGGGTGCTGCAGGCCAAGCTCAACTTTGTCACCAATCTATCCGCTTGCAATCCGCTTTATGAACGCGTTGAGTGGCCGGAGCTCTGGCAGCTGGTGAAGACGCTAATTGTGAAGCCCTATTGCATGTATGGCGTGGTCATGCTGGCCATGTTCTTTCGCAAATGGCGCAAAAGCAATGCGTCCTCGGCCCCCAGCGCTGAGCAAGTGGTGCGCGCACGCAACTATGTGCTTGAAGATTTTCTCGAGGAGCATCATGTGTCCATGGGCGACTTTACCAACAAGCAGACcgaacagcagctgcaacaatgcTTCGCCATGCTCGAGAGCTGTGATCACGATTACGAGCGCTACAAGCGTGAGAAGGTCAAAATGCAGCAGGAGCCGCCACTAGAGCGCGAGGACTTTATGCAGGACATTAAGCGCTTGAAGGCGCAGATACATCGCAACAGCGACAAGCAGCGCAAGGAGCGCGAGCAGGCGACCGATCCACATGCCAAAGATGCAACAGCAGAAACTGCTCAGCCAAAGACAAAGTCAAAGACAGCCGAGTCGAAGGCTGAAGCAGATGCTAAAGCCGATGATGAAGCACAAGCAGAGgcagatgcagatgcagaTGATGAGGCGCTGCCGTCCAAAGAGCGTCACAACAACAAGGATAAGGAAAAGGAGACAGCCAATGGCGGCAAGCGTCGCAGCACAAAGCGTCGCGACTCTGTGGTGCCGACGGCCAATCCACAGATTCTAAATCTCCACTACATGTACAGCTTCATGCAGATGCTGATCTTCACCTTGTTTGGCCTCTCTGTGCGGAAGCTTTTCTTTCTAAGCTTCACACAGGGCTGTGTCATAGCGCCGACAATCTGCTCCAAGGTCTGGTACCATCGGCAGCGCAATATATTCTGGTCTGTGTCGCTGGCCGTTTTTCTGCTCAGCATGTTCGATCCGGGCTTGGTG AACATACGTGAGGAGTACTTTCCCAGCCGTCGTATGCAGACATCTGATGATCTTGAGGGTATGCTTGAGTGGATTAAATTGAATACGGAGCGTGATGCAGTGTTCGCTGGCCCTGTTGAGATCATTGGCACTGTGCACTTGACCACCAAACGTCCGATAGTCAATCATGCGCATCTTGAAATGCGTCAAATGTC CGAGCGCACGGAGCACGTTTACTCTGTGTACAGTCGGCAACAGTCTTCGGATATTTACAATCAATGCGCACAGCTGCGAATCCAATACTTGATCATATCGCTAGACGAATGCACCAATGAAGTGCG CGATGACTGTGACATTTTGTCCATTTGGGATGATAAGCAGCCGGCGTATCGCAAGTATCCACAATTCTGTCACGAGCTGCTGCAGAAGAATGTGCCAAGCTTTCTGAAGGTCTATGCCAATGAGAAATATGGCGTAATTAAAATGTTCTCCCAGAGTGTGCAAATCAATCTGAAGCACAACATTATGCCCGAGATGTCCATGTGA